The sequence AAACTTTTTACAGTGGGGATATGATGTCCCTCTGTTACAATCAGTTTATACCCTTTTTCGGGGATGACTTTATTTAAAAATTCCAATGCCAGTTTTGTGCTTGGCTTAGTAAAATTGAGATTTTCCACGATCATTATTCTGCCTTCGCGAGCGCGGTCTGTTAATGCCACTTTTAATGCTTGGCGTTTCTTGGTGTGTGGAATTTTGTGATACCAGTTTTTCGGATAAATGGGAAAAGCTCTTCCGCCATGCACTCTGACAGGAGATCTGCGTGCACCCACTCTGGCATTTCCGGTTCCTTTTTGTTTAAACAGTTTCTTCGTGCTGCCGGCAGTCATACTTCTATTTTTCTTTTGCACCGTGCCTTGACGCTGATTGGCAAGATACATTGTAACTACTTCATGCAATAAAATCTTGGGTGATTTTACCTCTACCGCAAAGATGGTATCCGGTAAATCAACTTCACCCAAAAAATCACCTTGCATATTATATCTTTTAGCTGTTGTCATCTGTTACCGCCTATTGTTCCTTAAGAATGGTTACTAAAGTATTTCTATGGCCGGGAACGGCGCCTTTTACCATTATCAGATTGTTTTCAGTATCTACTTTTACGATAGTGATATGATGAACGGTTACTTTTGTATTTCCATATTGTCCCGCCATTTTCATACCTTTAAACACTCTTGAAGGTTGAGCACATTGACCAATTGAACCGGGACCGCGAAACGACTCGTGAGACCCATGTGAAGAGATAAATCCGCCAAAATTGTGTCTTTTCATAACACCGGTAAAACCGCGTCCTTTAGATTTGGCAGAAATGGCAACTTCCTCATTATTGTTAAATATGTCAGCTTTCAATTCATCTCCAATCTGGATTTGATCAATATTCTGTTTGTAAGAAGGGCGGAATTCTCTCACATAACGATAAAATGGACTG is a genomic window of Candidatus Cloacimonas sp. containing:
- the rplC gene encoding 50S ribosomal protein L3 is translated as MIGLIGKKIGMTQVFDSEGKVVPVTVIKAGPCKVICKRTKTENGYEALQLGYEEIQERKVSKPMQGHFKKFNSPFYRYVREFRPSYKQNIDQIQIGDELKADIFNNNEEVAISAKSKGRGFTGVMKRHNFGGFISSHGSHESFRGPGSIGQCAQPSRVFKGMKMAGQYGNTKVTVHHITIVKVDTENNLIMVKGAVPGHRNTLVTILKEQ
- the rplD gene encoding 50S ribosomal protein L4, with translation MTTAKRYNMQGDFLGEVDLPDTIFAVEVKSPKILLHEVVTMYLANQRQGTVQKKNRSMTAGSTKKLFKQKGTGNARVGARRSPVRVHGGRAFPIYPKNWYHKIPHTKKRQALKVALTDRAREGRIMIVENLNFTKPSTKLALEFLNKVIPEKGYKLIVTEGHHIPTVKSFSNLPKVMTDRADSINAYEVLKSSYIVMTDDALKKVEEVFSQ